The Dehalobacter sp. DCM sequence ATTTCTAATTTTAAGGACCATATCCCATCCGGGCACTGGTACTTTACCTTAAAGGATAAAGAAGCCGGCATAAAAACGGTGATGTTTAAGGCCCGTAATATGCAGTCTGGTTTTAAACCGGAAAACGGGATGAAAGTGCTGATTAGGGGAAGCATCCGGCTTTATGAAAAAGACGGTAATGTTCAGCTGTATGCCGAGGAAATCTATCCGAGCGGTTTGGGCGCATTATATATTGCTTTCGAACAGCTAAAAAGCCGATTAGCGGCAGAGGGGTTATTTGCGCCGGAGAAGAAGAGACCGATACCACGCTACCCCTCACGCGTAGCCATCGTCACCAGCCCGACCGGCGCTGCGATCAAGGATATTTTGAATATTGCCCGCAGAAGAAATCCGTTGGTTTCGCTGATCATCATTCCTTCTGCCGTCCAGGGGGAGTCAGCACCTGGCGAGATCGCCCGCGCCATTGAGCGCGCTAATCACTACGGAAACATCGATCTGCTTATTGTGGGCAGAGGCGGCGGATCTTTGGAAGAATTGTGGGCTTTTAATACAGAAAAAGTCGCGAGGGCCATTGCCGCCTCCGCCATACCCGTTGTTTCTGCAGTTGGCCATGAAGTAGATTATACCATTGCGGATTTTGCCGCGGATTTGCGTGCGCCAACGCCTTCCGCTGCAGCTGAGTTAGTAATACCGGTACTTACTGAATTAAAAGAGGGTATTCATTACTACGAGGAAAAGTTATATCATCGTATGCAAGCCTTACTGGTCAATAAAAGACACCAGGTGGACGAGATCATGACGCATTCAGCTTTAGCCCGACCGGGCTGGAAATTGGAACAGTCCCGGCAGGAACTCGATTACCTGGCCACCCGGCTCCAAG is a genomic window containing:
- the xseA gene encoding exodeoxyribonuclease VII large subunit — protein: MPEKVLTVSEINREINDALRKHAYLWNCWVTGEISNFKDHIPSGHWYFTLKDKEAGIKTVMFKARNMQSGFKPENGMKVLIRGSIRLYEKDGNVQLYAEEIYPSGLGALYIAFEQLKSRLAAEGLFAPEKKRPIPRYPSRVAIVTSPTGAAIKDILNIARRRNPLVSLIIIPSAVQGESAPGEIARAIERANHYGNIDLLIVGRGGGSLEELWAFNTEKVARAIAASAIPVVSAVGHEVDYTIADFAADLRAPTPSAAAELVIPVLTELKEGIHYYEEKLYHRMQALLVNKRHQVDEIMTHSALARPGWKLEQSRQELDYLATRLQEGMTGFMTEKNGILKLLSAKIDLLSPLHTLSRGYSLAYDSETKLLKSVQQAAVGDFINLRLSDGDIGCSVMHVHPERPSSDYPLEEKYNEKK